From Microbacterium sp. LWH7-1.2:
TGGGTCACCATCACCGACCCCGCCGCGATCCCCAACGCCCAGCGCCTGCACCCGCAGCTGAACTACGTCGAAGACCGCGACGAAGCCCTCCGCGAAGCCGACGCCATCATCCTCGTCACCGAATGGGACGAATACCGCCGCGAACTCACCCCCGAACACGCCGCCACCCTCACCCGCGGCAAAGTCGTCATCGACGGCCGCAACGGCTGGGACGCCACCGCCTGGCGCAACGCCGGCTGGACCTACCACGGCATGGGACGCCCCTGACCCCCACGACCGTCCCCGCGAGCCCGTCCGTTGGCGCAAACTCCGTTCGAGTGTACAACCAAGGATTTTCCGTCGTTTTACAGTCGACCGGCACAAGTGGCGACGTGGTCACGTTCAACCACGGGCGCTAGCCGCGCCGGATCCAGACGTGAGACCCGCCGACTTTCGGGACGCTCGGCGCCGGAGTTACCTAAGCGACGAGGGCGCTTCGCGCATGCCTCGGCGCGTGCGCTGCGGACGGTGGGCCGACGTCGTCCCGCGTGCCCGGGCGTACGCGAATTGCAGCACGCTTATCATCGTGGACTATGTGCGGCTCCACGGCGCATGGTCACGCCGATACATCCTCGACGAGCACCTGGCACTCCTCTGGACGTGGCGTTCCGCAACAGCGCACGGGCCACGGACGGCCGCGCGGGATGATCGATGGGCGCCCACTCCAACAATTGAGCTGTCCGAACTCAGGAAAGGCACACAGACAGGGTCGACCATCGGACCGGTTTAGGTGACGCGCGGCATCAAGGCGAACGCGTCCCAGCTTGCCCGGGTTCAACAATCAAGTCTCTGCGCGTTGGTGCCATCGAAGGTCTACGAGGGGTGCTGCTGGTAGAGCGCATCTGGCGCAGTCGTGTGTCGCTTGGACGCTGACGACCTCAACCGGTCGTAGAGGTCCGCGCCGACGGCCGCCTTCATCTTTCCGGCGACGAGGATGGCGAGGAGGATCGGGAACGCGACGTAGGGGTTATTGAGCCCTGACACGGAGACGCTGTTCGAGATCGCGATGCCGATGAGCGTGAGGGCGAGGCTGGCGCGCACGCTCGCTCGGCGCATCGTGAACCAGGCGACGCCAAACGCAATCGAGGCGCCGAGGATCCCAGCGTCGAACACAACGCGCATTAGGAACGCGTGAAGGATCACGGAGTAGCAAGATCCGTCCCCCTCGGACGAGAACAACGACTGGTAATACGAGAGCCGGAAGCACGCCCCTGCGCTCAGCGGCGTGATCGGAGTGGTGCCGAACATCCACTCGACGGGTCCCCACTGCGACGTCTCGGCGAGAAATACCTCGAGAAAGTTCAGTCGGTCGAGCTGGGTCGAGTTTGCTGCTCGCTCGGAGAAGATCCAGAGCGGGATGGCAAGCATGATTGGCACGGCTATCAACGTGAAATAGCGGATGGCGATATTCTTCATCGGCACCTGGGAGAGCGCGTACACTGCGAGCACCGCAAACGCGAGCGAGCCTGATCTGGAGCCTGACAGCAGGGTCGCGCCGCCGAGGAGAACCACCGCGAGCCACCGTCGTCGCCCTATGTGCGGGTAAAGGACCGCGACTAGTCCGGCGAACATCGGAAGCTCGAAGTTGTTCTCGAGCATGAGACCGGGTCGGTCGCCTGGCACGACGACATACGTCACGGCGCCCTTCAGCAGCGACATGGTGAGCAGGAACCACATCAGTCGGACCAGCGGTTGCACCGGTCCCCATTCGCGGCCCACTGCCACGGAGAACGCGATGAGGTACAGCAGCCACCTGTATGCCTGCGCAAAGTCCTCGAGTGGCGCATCCGTATACACCGCGGGCAGGATTCGGGTCATCAGGTAGGCGATGAGGAGCAGGAATAGACCCCACATCGCGGTGCGGCCGCGGATCACCGATGCGACAACGAAGAGGATGATCCACGTGTCCAAGATCGTCGTCATTGGCAGAGGGGTATAGTCGCCTATCCGCGGCAAACTCGTGACGACGCCGACGACGATCGCCGCGTAAAACAACACTCGCAGCACGCGTGGGATGACGAACGTACTCGTGTCCCGCTGAGCGCGCGCGTGTGGCTCGGATCTTGTCATGGCCGTCCCAGTATCGCCGACGGACGCGGCGGGTGGGTTTCAGCCCGGACGCGATACCGTGCTCGCCCGGGAGATCCGGTGGTTGAGCGCGCTACTGGCGCGTATCGTAATCGCCTCCCGGCGATCTGCGTGGGTGACGCCGTGATCGGGCGGCTCGTGCCTCCGGCCCTTCCCATCCGGTGGGGCCCATAGTGGCGATACTGCGCGCGTCTCCCCAGTTGGTCTACCGGTGCTCCGAAGTGCCGACCCGCGTTATGCCGCGACACTCGAGGCCAGCCTCGGCTGCATGCGAGTCTCGAGACGCTTGCGGACCTTTCCGAGTGGCTTCTCGACGGCGACGTACATCAATTGCGCACAGACGATCACGATCGCCAGAGATAGGACGTCAACGATCGGTGCGATGGGCAGGATCTGCTTGACGAGCGCGATCACTAGCCGGTGCAACAGGTAGATCGAGAACGATAGAACGCCGATATGTGCGACCCACCGATTGTTGAGCACGCGTCCGGAGAGCCCCTCGGGATGCGCGATCACGAGCCAGAACAGGGGAACCAGGCAGAGGTAGATGAGCGAGTCGCCCACCGAGAGCCCGAATGCAGACGGCGAGAGCGCGGCAACCACGATGAGGACAGCAGCGACCGGGCTCACGATGTAGCGCAGCGTGCGATCGCTGAGCCGGAAGGGACGGCCGTCGTGCATCGCCGGGTTCGCGAGGAGAGCCAACGCGGCTCCGGCGAGGAGTCCGTCAAACCGCGTGTCGGTCGACACATACAGGCGGTAGAAACCCGCGCCGGTCGCGCCCAAGTAGATCCGCCAGAGCGGCGCAACCAAGCACGCGCCGACCAGGATCCATCCGATGGTGCGGTAGTTCAACTTCCTCCAGAGGAGGCCGATCAGTACTGCGGGAAAGATCAGGTAAAAATGCTCCTCGACAGCGAGTGACCAGAGCATGCTCGTCTCGGGCGGCAATCCTAGGTGCGGGTCACCAGTGGTCGCGTTCTCGTAAACGATGTAGTAGTTCGTGTAGTTGAACACCTCGGCAAAGATGCCCCATACGTTCATCGTCGACGGCAGGATCCCGAGCACGCCGATCACGATGGCGATGCCGATGGTGATGAGCGCTGGCGGCTGGATGCGCAGGAGACGGCGCAGGTAGAACTTGCCGAGCGAGATACGGCCGGATTTGTCGTACTCGCGGCGCAGCAGTGTGGTGATCAGGTAGCCGCTGAGGAAGAAGAAGATCGTCACGCCCACGTCGCCGGGCCAGGGCCCCCCGATAGTCATCCCATGGCCGATGAAGACGATGAGCACCGCCAGGCATCGTATACCGTCGAGGGAAGGGATCGCGAACGATCCGTGGACGCTTTTCACCGGGCCAGCAGGCATTTGTCCAGCTTATGGGGTTGTCGGTTTCCGGCACGTAACACTCCAACCAACGAATGCGGACTACCGAATGGGCTGCACGCGCAGCCAGAGGGACGCCCTCGTTGGCGCCTGCACGAGATCGGACGCCGGGAGTGCAACCGGCGGACGCTGCCCGCGAGCTCCCATACGCCGCTCACCACACGCACGGCGGCATCCATGGGCGACAGGAGCCTAAGCTTGACCCGCACCCCGACCTCGCCGTCCCCCATCGGAGCCTCGCCCCCACTGTGATCCGAGTCCTCACCACCGTCGCGCTCGCGCTCGTCGCCCTCGTCGCGACGGCTGCCGTCACCCTCTACGCACTCCTCGTCATCGACTCCCGTGAATCCGTCCGGCACTACTACGGGGACACCCCGGCGCCCCAAACGCCTGAACACGGGGCTTAACCGAGACGAAACGCGGAGGTAACCCCCCGCGGGCTGGATCGCCGTAGCGTGGCACCCAGATGGGGCACTGCCGCCCGGAGCCGGAAGGGAACGGCCCCGGGCGTTCTCTTTGGGCTTGGGGAGCACATGTACAGAGGCAGACGAGTCACAATCCTGGCCGCCGCGATCACTCTCGGCCTCGGCGGCGGGGCACTCGCCGCCGTTCACGCGGCATCGGCAGAGAGCAGCGACGTGGTCGGCGACGTCAGCGTCGTCATCGAATTCACCTCGCCGAAGGTCGCAGAGATCTCGGTCTACACCCGCAACGCATCCTCGGTTCCCGCCTGGGGCACGGCACGCGTCAACGGCCCCGACGGCAAGGTGTACACCTTTGGGCCGACCCGCTTCGAACCGGGCGAAGTGCGTACCCACGACGTGACCATCACCGGGCACCCCTGCGCCGATCTTCACCACACCTCGGCGATCGCCTACGGGTACGCCGCGCCCGGCGATGCTGAGCCCTCGTGGACCACCGGTCTCATCACCTACACGAGCCCGCTGGTCACCGTCATCGGCTGCGGGCCCACCCCGACACCGACACCGACACCGACTCCGACACCCACCCCGACGCCGACTCCCACTCCGACCCCCACACCCACCCCGACGGCGTCGCCGACTCCCTCTCCGACGACCCCTGTGCCGACGGCCTCGGCGACGCCAGTGCCGTCGGCAGCGGCGACCCCCACGTCAGCCGCTGCCGACGGTGCGCTCGCCTCTACTGGCGCAGCCATCGGCTGGACGGTCGCCGCGACAATCGCCGCCGCGGCAGCCATCGTCGTCGGAGTCGCGCTGAGCCGGCGCCGGAGAACCTGAGCGGGGCCCGAGCCCCGGGAACCAGATGGCAGCGGTCGAGAAGTCGCGCATCGAGTGGATGGACGTCCTCCGCGGGACGTCGATCATCCTCGTGGTGTTCAACCACGCCGTGCTCTTCGCGAGCTCCTCCCCGCTCGGCGCACCCGAAGCCGCATGGGTGCTCAACACGATCTTCTCCCCCGTGCGCATGCCGCTCATGGTGTTCCTGTCGGGCCTGCTCGTCGCCGGCTCGCTCGCCCGCGGCCCGCGCGCCTACGTCACCGGCAAGGTGCGCCGCGTGCTCTGGCCCTACCTCGTGTGGTCGATCATCGCGCTCGCGCTGCTGTACGGGTTCGGCATCCGTGAAGGCATCGTCGGCGGCGTCACCGACCACACCGTCACCGCGTGGGACATGCTGCTGCCGCTGTACGACCCCGTCGAGCACCTGTGGTTCCTGTACGACCTGTTCCTCTTCTATATGGTCGCGCTCGTCACACCCCGGGTGCCGCCGCTGTGGATCGCCGGGGGCGCACTCGTCGCCGCGGCACTCGTGCCCGACTTCGGCGCTCGGCGCTTCTTCCTGCTGCTCGTGTTCTTCATGATCGGCGTGTGGTTCTCGCAGCACGTCGGCGCCCTCGAGCGCACGCTCGCCCGCCGTTGGGTGGTCTGGGCGTGCGCGGCGCTCGCCCTCGCCACCGTCGCCGCCGCGGCCGTGGGTGTGGGCCTGCGCTACACCGCCCTGTCGGCGCCGTTCGCGGCCGGCGGCATCGGCATCGCCATCGTGCTCGCGCGCCGGTTCGGATCGGCACGGATGCTGCGTCCCCTCCGCACCGTCGGACGCGACTCGCTCGTCTACTACATCGTGCACTGGTGGCCGGCGAGCGCCGGCGTGGCCCTCGGCGCCCTCACCGGGAACGCCTGGATCGCCCTCGCGGTCGGCTTCACCTTCGGGCTCGGCGCCGGCGTCTTCACGGTGCACCTGTTGCGCATACTGCCCGCCCTCGACCTGCTGTTCGCGTGGCCCGCCCGCCGTTCGGGAACCGTCGCGCACTCCTCCGGAACGTTCTCCACCACCGACGGAAGGCCCGCACCATGACCACGAACCCGTTCAGCCGCCGATCGTTCGTCCGACTTATCGCCGTCACCGCGCCGGCCGCGGCCACCGCCATGTGCGCACCGGCCAAGACATCGGGCGCGCCGACGGCGACAGCATCCGTCCCCTCCTCCTCCGCGACCGCCGTCGCGCCCACGGGCGCGCCCGCCGCGATCGTCGGTGGCGCCCGACCGGCGGTGGTGCGGTCGTTCGGACCCAACGGCACCCACTGGCCCGCCCACACGCCGTGGATCAACGACGCCGTCACCACCGTCGAAGTCCCCTGCGACTGGGCCGCGATCCGCACCGCGCTGCTCGCAGTGACCGCCTCGCAGGCCGCCGCCGGCGTGCACATCAAGGTGCGTCCCGGAACCCTCCGCGGCCTCGGCGCCTCGTCGGGGTCGAAGGCGGTGCTGCAGGGCCTCGGCAGCCCGCAGTGGAGCAAGAACGTGCTCGTCTCGCCCCGCGACGGCTGGGGCTCCGTCGTCATCACCGAGCCCGCGCGCCTGCGCGAGGTGTACGGCGTGACCTTCGCCCGCATCAACGCCGTCGACGTGCTGCTCACCAACTGCACGCGGAGCGCCTGGGCGCAGTCCGTCATGTCGGAGGGCCTCAGCATGGCCTCGTCGTACGGCGCGACCACCCGAGAGGTCGGCGCGTACGAGATCGTCATGAGCAACGTGAAGGCCGACATCTCCGACCCGCTCGGCTACGCCGCCGGCGCCGACTGCGTCCTCACCGACAGCGTCTGGGACGGATGCTATTCAGCTCCGGTGTTCCGACCCACCGGCGCCACCGACCACGTCGACACCCTGCAGATGTACGGGTCGGGCTGGTACCGCGGGCTCACGGTGCGCGACACGACGTTCTTCGGATCCCTCAACTGCGCCCTGCAGATCGGCGGCATGCGCGCCGACGACCCGAACAAGGGCACGCGGTTCCTCACGGTGGATCACAGCATCATCACGTCGCAGGCCACCGCGATCAAGGTGCGCTACCCCAAGCCCTCGGGCGCCGACACGCCCTCGCTCGCGCAGGCCATCAACGGCATCGGCGAGGACTTCCAGCTCTACGCGAACGACTCCTACATCTTCGGCTCGATGTACCGCAGCAAGTGGGGCGGCGTCTCGAACACGAAGGTCTCGTACGACCAGGCGCTGACGCGCAACCCGGTCGCCTCGGGCAAGTGGACGTACGACAGCTCGATGAACTCGTGGGGCGCCTCGCAGTTCGACGCGCTCGTGCCCACGCCCACCGACGCGTATCTGAAGTCGATCTGGACATGACCGACCTCGCCCACCGCGCCTCGCGCGGCATCGTCGTGACCATGGGCGGGATGTGGGGCAAGACCCTCATCCAGATGGCCGCGATCATGCTGCTCGGGCGCCTCCTCAGTCCCGAGGACTTTGGTCTGGTCGCGATGGTCACGGCGATCTCGGGCATCATCGACCTGGTTCGCGACTTCGGGCTCACGGGCGCGATCATCCAGGCGCGCGAGATCTCTGAGCGCGCCTGGCGAAGTCTCTTCTGGCTCGCGCTCGGGCTCGGTGTGGTCTTGGGTGGCGTATTGGCGGTGTGCGCGCCGCTCATCGCCGACCTGTACAACGAGCCCCAGCTCGTGCTGATCACGCTGGTGATCGCGCCGAGCCTCATCGTCAACGGGCTCACCATGCCCCTGCAGGCCCGCGCGACGCGCGAGCTGAAGTTCGCGCTGCTCGCCCGCATCGACGTCGTGTCGATGGTGGGAGGCGTCGCTGCGGCGATCACCGGCGGCCTGCTGGGGTGGGGGTACTGGGCGCTCATCCTCATGGTGGGCACCGGACTCGTCGTACGGCTCGTGATGCTGTGGGCGGCTCTCCGTCCTCACCCGGGCTGGCCGCGGATCCACCGCGACGTCGTGCCTCTCGTGTCGCGCGGCGGCAGCATCTTCGGCGCCGAGCTGCTCAACTACATCGAGCGCAACGCCGACACCGTGATCATCGGCCAGCAGCTCGGACCCGCCGTGCTCGGCCAGTACTCGCGCGCGTACGCGCTGTTCCTCATGCCGCTGCAGCAGCTGAACGGACCGATCGGCCGGGTCGCCCTCCCCGTGCTCAGCAAGCTGCAGGACGACGGGGACCGCTACCGCCGGTACATCCGCGGCGCCCTGCTCGTCATCGGGTACCTCACGCTGCCGACGTACGCGATCCTCGCGACGATCTCGGAGCCGTTGTTCGCGATCCTCCTCGGGCCCGGCTGGGAGCAGGCGGCCGTGCTGTTCAGCATCCTCGCGATCGCCGGCATCGCCCAGGGCATCGGCAAGGTGCGCGGCTGGCTCTTCATCACGATGGGCCGCTCGCACCAGCAGTTGCTCTACGACCTCGTCGCCCGGCCGCTCGTGGTCGTGGGCTTCTTCGTCGGGATCTGGTGGGGCGGAATCTACGGGCTCGCCCTGACCTACGGCATCCTGTCGGCCCTGCTCCTCATTCCCGGGTTCGCGTTCGCGATCCGCGGCACGTTCGTGCGTGGCAGCGACATCGTCTTCCCGGTGCTGCGCCCTCTGGTGTTCGCCCTGCTCGCGTTCGGCTCGGCTTACGCCGCGACGCGGGCGGTGGATCTCATCGCGATCCTCGAGATCCTCGTCGGCGGCGCCGCGGGCGCGCTGGTGCTGGGGCCGCTGCTGCTGATCCCGGCGTACCGTCGCGATGCGGCGCAGATCATGGGGTTCGTGAAGCAGATGCGCAAGCCGAAGCCCCGTGCCGAGGCAACGGAGGGGACCGACGCCCCGGCCGCTGCCGAAGCGTACGAGGCGGTGCTGCTGGAGGACGCCGCCACTCCCGGGGATGTGCTGGACGCCGAGATCGAGAAGCGCCAGCTCGAGCAGAACCGCTGACGCTCCTGACCCGTCCGAAGACCCGGGGCGTTTCGACTGCGGGCGCCAGAGCGCCCTCCGCTCAACGACCGGTTACCTCGACTCCCGTCGTTGAGCGAGCGAGGAACGAGCGAGTCGGAACGCGCCGTGCACTCCCGGACACCCGGGGCGTTTCGACTGCGGGCGCCAGAGCGCCCTCCGCTCAACGACCGGTTACCTCGACTCCGGTCGTTGAGCGAGCGAGGAACGAGCGAGTCGAAACGCGCCGTGCACTCCCGGACACCCTGGGCGTTTCGACTACGGGCGCCAGAGCGCCCTCCGCTCAACGACCGAGGACTCGGTCGTTGAGCGAGCGAGGAACGAGCGAGTCGGAACGCGCCCCTCCCGGACACCCGGGGCGTTTCGACTGCGGGCGCCAGAGCGCCCTCCGCTCAACGAGCGGTTACCTCGACTCCGGTCGTTGAGCGAGCGAGGAACGAGCGAGTCGAAACGCGCCATGCACTCCCGGAGACCCGGGGCGTTTCGACTACGGGCGCCAGAGCGCCCTCCGCTCAACGACCGAGGACTCGGTCGTTGAGCGAGCGAGGAACGAGCGAGTCGGAACGCGCCCCTCCCGGACACCCGGGGCGTTTCGACTGCGGGCGCCAGAGCGCCCTCCGCTCAACGACCGGTTACCTCGACTCCGGTCGTTGAGCGAGCGAGGAACGAGCGAGTCGAAACGCGCCTGACCCGTCCGGAGACCCAGGGCGTTTCGACTACGGGCGCCAGAGCGCCCTCCGCTCAACGAGCGTGGGGCGGCGCGGGGGGCTGCGAGCCGCGCTTGCTCCAGCCGATGACGGCGTCGATGCCTCCGGCGATGAACGCGTCGCGCTTGGCGTGGCTCCACCCTTGAATCCGCTTCTCCCAGGCGAAGGCGTCGGCGATGCGCGCGTACTCCTCCGTCCATGCGAGCTCCACTGGGAGCCGCCGTCGCGTGTATGCCGACCCCATGCCGGCGTTGTGCGCCTCAAGACGCCGGGTGAGGTTGATCGTGCTGCCGACGTAGAACGTGCCGTCGGCGCACCGCAGGATATAGACGAACGCCATGGGGTCAGCCTGCTCGCGGTGGACGCGCCATGGGCCGGTCCCGGGTGCTGCGTGGAGAGTGCGCCCGCGGGGGTTCCTGTGGAGGAGTAGTGCGTGGCCGGACACTCCCGAAGACCCGAGGCGTTTCGACTGCGGGCGCCAGAGCGCCCTCCGCTCAACGAGCGGGGGTAGGGGCGCCGGCCCTTGTCTCGGTCGTTGAGCGAGCGAGGAACGAGCGAGTCGAAACGCGCCGCACCTGCGAGCAACACCGCGCCGCAGCATCCGTCACCCACGACGCGTTTCGACTGCGGGCGCCAGAGCGCCCTCCGCTCAACGAGCGAGGAATCGGTCGTTGAGCGAGCAGACCCGACGCGTTTCGACTTCGGGCGCCAGAGCGCCCTCCGCTCAACGAGCGGGGGTCTTGGCACCGCCTCTCAGTTGCGGAGGGTGAGCGAGATCGTCGGGCTGTAGCCGGTGTTGCCGGCGGCATCCACCGCCCGCGCCTGCACGGGGTAGGTCGCGTTCGGGTAGCTGCGCGACGACAGCGTGCCAGCCCACGAGCCGTCGGACTGCTTCGCCAGCGTGCCGAGCTTCGTCGCTCCCGACCACAGCGTCACCCCGGTGACCGCCACGTTGTCGGCGGCCGTCACCCGCACCGTCACGGTGCCCGACACCGTCGATCCCGAGGCCGGAGCGGTGATCGTCGCGGTCGGCGCCTGCGTATCCGGCGTCGGAGTCGGGGTCGGCGTGGGAGTCGGGGTCGGCGTCGGAGTGGGCGTCGGGGTCGGAGTGGGCGTCGGGGTCGGGGTCGGCGTCGGGGTGGTGCCCGTCGGCACGGTCGACGCGAGCCAGCCCGCGTACCGACCCGAGATCGGACTGAGCGGGTCGCCCGCGAAGCGCTTGCCGCGCGTCGTGGCCGCCGCCTGCGCCTGGGCCTCGAGGATCTGGAAGACCTCGCGCGGAGTGCGCCCCTCGCACGAGCCCTCGGCGAAGCAGGCGAGCACGACGCCCGACATCACCGCTGCAGACATGCTCGTGCCCGACGCGATGTATCCGTACCGGTTGCCCTTCTTGGTCGTGTACGGGCACGTGCCCGGCGCCGCGATCGTGTGCGCGCGGTCGGCCGCGCTCACCGCCCAGTTGCTCTTCGGGTTGATCGTGTCGTCGGCAGGGGCCGACGACTCGGTGCAGGGCTTCGTTCCGCGCGACCCGGGCTTGCCGTCGTAGTCGGCCACGTTGGTGGCCGTGATCACCTCGTCGAAGTTGCCCGGCGAGTACTGCGCCAGGTCACGCGTCGAGTTGCCCGCGGCCGCGACCACGACGACGCCGTCCTCGACGAGCGCGCAGATCGCCTGGTGGATGACGTCGCCGTTCGCGTACCCGCAGTTGCCGTCGTCGGCCTGGCCGAACTGCATGCTCATGTTCATCACGGCGATGTCGTAGCGCTCGTGGTTCTCCATGACCCACTCGAGGCCGCACATGAGTGTGGCGAGCGTGCCCTGCATCTTGCTGTCGAGCACGCGCACCGACGTGATCGGCGCGCCCGGCGCGATGCCGACGAGGCCCACGGTGTTGTTGATCGCCGCGGCCGCACCGGCGACGCCCGTGCCGTGGCCGTTCGCGTCGGTGCCGTCGCCGCTGCCGAAGCAGTTGATCTGCCGGGCCACGTTGAGGTCGGTGTGCACGCTCACGCCCGAGTCGATGATCGCGAGACCGGGTCCGTCCCACGCGCCCGCCGAGGTGGCGCTCGTCGGGGGCAGATCGGCCTCCACCGTGCCCACGGCGGGCGGCACCGTCTGCGCGGCACCCGTTACGACCTTGTTCGAAGAGATGCCGCGCACCGTCGACGACACCCGCAGCAGGGCGACCTCGTCGGCCGTCAGATACCCGGTGAACCCCTTCACCACGCTGTCGTAGACGGCGTCGGGCTCTGCCGCGATCCCAGAGAGCGCAGCATCCAATCCCTCCGCCGACCGGAAGCTGACGGTGTACACGCCCGGCTCGTCGCCCGCGGCGAACGAGGCGGTGGCGATTCCGCCGCCCACGAGCGACGCAACGACCGCGGTCCCCACCGCGAG
This genomic window contains:
- a CDS encoding GIY-YIG nuclease family protein; its protein translation is MAFVYILRCADGTFYVGSTINLTRRLEAHNAGMGSAYTRRRLPVELAWTEEYARIADAFAWEKRIQGWSHAKRDAFIAGGIDAVIGWSKRGSQPPAPPHAR
- a CDS encoding acyltransferase encodes the protein MPAGPVKSVHGSFAIPSLDGIRCLAVLIVFIGHGMTIGGPWPGDVGVTIFFFLSGYLITTLLRREYDKSGRISLGKFYLRRLLRIQPPALITIGIAIVIGVLGILPSTMNVWGIFAEVFNYTNYYIVYENATTGDPHLGLPPETSMLWSLAVEEHFYLIFPAVLIGLLWRKLNYRTIGWILVGACLVAPLWRIYLGATGAGFYRLYVSTDTRFDGLLAGAALALLANPAMHDGRPFRLSDRTLRYIVSPVAAVLIVVAALSPSAFGLSVGDSLIYLCLVPLFWLVIAHPEGLSGRVLNNRWVAHIGVLSFSIYLLHRLVIALVKQILPIAPIVDVLSLAIVIVCAQLMYVAVEKPLGKVRKRLETRMQPRLASSVAA
- a CDS encoding acyltransferase, with product MAAVEKSRIEWMDVLRGTSIILVVFNHAVLFASSSPLGAPEAAWVLNTIFSPVRMPLMVFLSGLLVAGSLARGPRAYVTGKVRRVLWPYLVWSIIALALLYGFGIREGIVGGVTDHTVTAWDMLLPLYDPVEHLWFLYDLFLFYMVALVTPRVPPLWIAGGALVAAALVPDFGARRFFLLLVFFMIGVWFSQHVGALERTLARRWVVWACAALALATVAAAAVGVGLRYTALSAPFAAGGIGIAIVLARRFGSARMLRPLRTVGRDSLVYYIVHWWPASAGVALGALTGNAWIALAVGFTFGLGAGVFTVHLLRILPALDLLFAWPARRSGTVAHSSGTFSTTDGRPAP
- a CDS encoding S8 family serine peptidase, with translation MRIAGLAVGTAVVASLVGGGIATASFAAGDEPGVYTVSFRSAEGLDAALSGIAAEPDAVYDSVVKGFTGYLTADEVALLRVSSTVRGISSNKVVTGAAQTVPPAVGTVEADLPPTSATSAGAWDGPGLAIIDSGVSVHTDLNVARQINCFGSGDGTDANGHGTGVAGAAAAINNTVGLVGIAPGAPITSVRVLDSKMQGTLATLMCGLEWVMENHERYDIAVMNMSMQFGQADDGNCGYANGDVIHQAICALVEDGVVVVAAAGNSTRDLAQYSPGNFDEVITATNVADYDGKPGSRGTKPCTESSAPADDTINPKSNWAVSAADRAHTIAAPGTCPYTTKKGNRYGYIASGTSMSAAVMSGVVLACFAEGSCEGRTPREVFQILEAQAQAAATTRGKRFAGDPLSPISGRYAGWLASTVPTGTTPTPTPTPTPTPTPTPTPTPTPTPTPTPTPTPDTQAPTATITAPASGSTVSGTVTVRVTAADNVAVTGVTLWSGATKLGTLAKQSDGSWAGTLSSRSYPNATYPVQARAVDAAGNTGYSPTISLTLRN
- a CDS encoding lipopolysaccharide biosynthesis protein, translated to MTDLAHRASRGIVVTMGGMWGKTLIQMAAIMLLGRLLSPEDFGLVAMVTAISGIIDLVRDFGLTGAIIQAREISERAWRSLFWLALGLGVVLGGVLAVCAPLIADLYNEPQLVLITLVIAPSLIVNGLTMPLQARATRELKFALLARIDVVSMVGGVAAAITGGLLGWGYWALILMVGTGLVVRLVMLWAALRPHPGWPRIHRDVVPLVSRGGSIFGAELLNYIERNADTVIIGQQLGPAVLGQYSRAYALFLMPLQQLNGPIGRVALPVLSKLQDDGDRYRRYIRGALLVIGYLTLPTYAILATISEPLFAILLGPGWEQAAVLFSILAIAGIAQGIGKVRGWLFITMGRSHQQLLYDLVARPLVVVGFFVGIWWGGIYGLALTYGILSALLLIPGFAFAIRGTFVRGSDIVFPVLRPLVFALLAFGSAYAATRAVDLIAILEILVGGAAGALVLGPLLLIPAYRRDAAQIMGFVKQMRKPKPRAEATEGTDAPAAAEAYEAVLLEDAATPGDVLDAEIEKRQLEQNR